From Daucus carota subsp. sativus chromosome 6, DH1 v3.0, whole genome shotgun sequence, the proteins below share one genomic window:
- the LOC108192630 gene encoding high-affinity nitrate transporter 3.2, with the protein MAASTLLFVASILLSSFALSCNASGTFSALQKSILLTSSPKSGQVLKAGEANITVTWSFNKTYPAGTDSAYKTVKVKLCYAPISQKDRGWRKTKDELKKDRTCQHKIVKRDYKPESDSVTWTVERDIPTATYFVRAYVFNAEEKEVAYGQSTNDGKKTNLFEVEAITGRHVSLDIASACFSVFSIVSLAGFFYLEKRKANASQQK; encoded by the exons ATGGCGGCCTCAACTTTACTGTTTGTAGCTTCAATTCTGCTGTCCTCCTTCGCGTTGAGTTGCAATGCTAGCGGAACCTTCTCAGCCCTGCAGAAATCTATTCTTCTCACATCTTCACCTAAAAGCGGACAAG TCTTGAAAGCTGGAGAAGCAAACATCACTGTGACATGGTCTTTCAACAAAACCTATCCAGCTGGAACAGATTCGGCGTACAAGACTGTTAAGGTAAAGCTCTGCTATGCTCCCATCAGCCAAAAAGATCGCGGATGGCGCAAAACAAAAGACGAGCTTAAGAAGGACAGAACTTGCCAGCACAAGATTGTGAAAAGGGATTACAAACCTGAGAGCGATTCGGTTACTTGGACTGTAGAAAGAGATATTCCCACAGCAACATACTTCGTAAGGGCTTATGTTTTCAATGCAGAGGAGAAAGAAGTTGCCTATGGCCAAAGCACTAATGATGGAAAGAAAACGAACTTGTTTGAAGTAGAGGCAATCACAGGGCGCCACGTCTCCCTTGATATTGCATCTGCGTGCTTCTCTGTGTTCTCTATTGTGTCTCTTGCTGGCTTCTTCTACCTGGAGAAACGAAAGGCAAATGCTTCGCAGCAAAAGTAA
- the LOC108224412 gene encoding probable serine/threonine-protein kinase WNK3: MANESTSDHDPDDSEADFVEVDPSGRYGRYKEVLGKGAFKKVYKAFDELEGIEVAWNQIKVADLLRNSEDLERLYSEVHLLKTLKHKNIIKFYNSWVDTKTENINFITEIFTSGTLRQYRKKHKHVDLRALKKWSRQILEGLSYLHSHDPPVIHRDLKCDNILVNGNQGEVKIGDLGLAAILQQARSAHSVIGTPEFMAPELYEEEYDELVDIYAFGMCLLELVTFEYPYVECANAAQIYKKVTSGIKPASLIKVKDPGVKIFIEKCIAKVSDRLSAKELLMDPFLRSDENNEATGQSSQSCRQQADNNRDHLNNGKNGEDPTHEGNRDFTVQGQRKDLNTIFLKLRMTDSTGHIRNIHFPFDIEVDTSIAVASEMVEELDLTDQDVTAIAEMIDTEIHSYIPEWAPGDLFGDHTDTEVGICENFVSEGQDATSPLTNESGARSGSLVLERMPSGRKYWSDSPKTGDACSPHRLGPSNLSHEESATPGGSLTDEDVQSTASCQYEDNVNDDASPEKQNVGVLDDVVENQEFNLSDHSHGSLDSHSGDIAHPLLKDKTLDDTDLNDDNMIAEKLKNLLLEQQRELDELKKKHKQIVSGLLKELPPETREKIVRTCDMEISDYTSESAEE; encoded by the exons ATGGCCAATGAATCGACATCAGATCATGACCCAGATGATTCTGAAGCTGATTTTGTTGAGGTTGATCCTTCTGGCAGATATGGACGG TATAAAGAGGTTTTAGGGAAGGGGGCTTTCAAGAAAGT ATATAAAGCTTTTGATGAATTGGAAGGGATTGAAGTAGCTTGGAATCAAATTAAAGTTGCTGATTTATTGAGGAATTCGGAGGACTTGGAGCGTTTATATTCCGAAGTTCATTTGCTGAAGACTCTCAAgcataagaatattatcaagtTTTATAATTCTTGGGTGGACACGAAAACTGAGAACATTAACTTTATTACTGAAATTTTCACGTCTGGAACTCTACGGCA ATATCGGAAAAAGCATAAGCATGTTGATTTGCGCGCGTTGAAGAAATGGTCTAGGCAGATTTTAGAGGGACTTTCCTATCTCCATAGCCACGACCCGCCGGTTATTCACCGGGATCTCAAGTGTGACAATATTCTAGTGAATGGCAATCAAGGAGAGGTGAAAATTGGAGACTTGGGGCTTGCTGCCATTCTTCAACAAGCTCGTTCAGCACACAGTGTCATTG GTACTCCTGAATTCATGGCACCAGAACTTTATGAGGAGGAATATGACGAGCTAGTAGATATATATGCCTTCGGGATGTGCTTGCTGGAGTTGGTGACGTTTGAGTACCCTTATGTGGAATGCGCCAATGCGGCTCAAATTTATAAGAAAGTGACATCT GGAATCAAACCTGCATCATTAATTAAAGTGAAGGATCCTGGAGTCAAAATCTTTATAGAGAAGTGTATTGCAAAAGTATCTGATCGGTTGTCTGCCAAGGAGCTACTAATGGATCCATTTCTGCGGTCAGAtgaaaataatgaagctacaggtcaATCCTCACAATCCTGTCGTCAACAGGCAG ATAATAACAGGGATCATTTAAATAATGGTAAGAATGGGGAAGATCCTACACACGAGGGAAATAGAGACTTTACTGTGCAGGGTCAGAGGAAAGATCTAAACACCATATTTTTGAAGCTAAGGATGACAGATTCCACAG GTCATATACGAAATATTCACTTCCCATTTGATATTGAAGTCGATACGTCAATTGCTGTTGCTAGTGAAATGGTTGAAGAGCTAGATTTGACTGATCAAGATGTAACAGCCATAGCTGAGATGATTGATACAGAAATTCATTCATATATTCCAGAATGGGCACCTGGAGATCTTTTTGGTGATCATACTGATACTGAAGTTGGAATCTGTGAAAATTTTGTCTCGGAAGGTCAGGATGCTACTTCTCCCTTAACAAATGAGTCAGGAGCTCGTTCCGGAAGTCTTGTCCTGGAGCGGATGCCTTCAGGCAGGAAATATTGGTCTGATTCGCCCAAAACAGGTGATGCTTGCTCCCCGCATAGACTGGGACCTTCAAACTTGTCTCATGAGGAGTCTGCAACCCCTGGGGGTAGTTTGACTGATGAAGATGTGCAATCAACAGCTAGCTGTCAGTACGAGGATAATGTAAACGATGATGCTTCACCGGAAAAGCAAAATGTTGGTGTTCTTGACGATGTTGTAGAAAATCAAGAATTTAATTTGAGTGATCATTCACATGGTTCTCTTGATTCCCATTCTGGCGATATAGCTCATCCTCTCTTGAAAGACAAAACTCTAGATGACACTGATTTAAATGATGATAACATGATTGCAGAGAAACTAAAGAACCTTCTGCTTGAGCAGCAAAGAGAGCTAGATGAACTTAAGAAGAAGCACAAACAGATTGTTTCAGGTCTTCTGAAAGAGCTTCCTCCAGAAACTCGTGAAAAAATTGTAAGAACCTGTGACATGGAGATTTCTGATTATACATCTGAAAGTGCTGAAGAGTGA
- the LOC108224273 gene encoding pachytene checkpoint protein 2 homolog, which translates to MSTPMEISEQQNPVNVTPSDLNGVVFEPPPPPALPSPAPTAISEDKFLVSVEVCLKSSSTARIEDVQTAVEKMLEKRSLSYIDGPIVIPPDDQFLVDNVQRICVCDTDVWVENHDILLFWQVKPVVHVFQLSEEGPCEDLSGDNNLSSFNEWMLPAKEFDGMWESLIYESGLKQRLLRYAASALLFTEKGVNPFLVAWNRIILLHGPPGTGKTSLCKALAQKLSIRFSSRYPQSQLIEVNAHSLFSKWFSESGKLVAKLFQKIQEMVEEENNLVFVLIDEVESLAAARKSALSGSEPSDSIRVVNALLTQMDKLKSSPNVIVLTTSNITAAIDIAFVDRADIKAYVGPPTLQARYEILRSCLEELLRTGILSYSQIQEGIGLQSLPNYCSLKEKLSVAVTQESQTPLHLCQQLYEVAEACEGLSGRSLRKLPFLTHAALANPSTCELYKFLCTMRDTIKRERSDLPD; encoded by the exons ATGAGTACTCCAATGGAAATCTCGGAACAGCAAAATCCTGTGAATGTCACCCCCTCCGACCTAAACGGCGTCGTTTTCGAACCTCCTCCACCTCCTGCTCTTCCTTCTCCGGCACCTACAGCCATTTCCGAGGACAAATTTCTCGTTTCAG TTGAAGTATGCTTAAAATCATCAAGTACGGCTCGAATCGAAGATGTTCAGACTGCAGTTGAGAA GATGCTTGAAAAGAGAAGCTTGAGCTATATTGATGGTCCCATTGTAATACCACCTGATGACCAGTTTCTGGTAGACAATGTACAAAGAATCTGTGTTTGTGATACAG ATGTGTGGGTGGAGAACCATGATATTCTACTGTTTTGGCAAGTTAAACCTGTAGTGCATGTCTTTCag CTAAGTGAAGAAGGACCTTGTGAAGACTTAAGTGGGGATAACAATCTTTCCAGCTTTAATGAATGGATGCTTCCTGCAAAAGAATTTGATGGAATGTGGGAAAG CTTGATTTATGAGTCTGGTCTGAAGCAGAGGTTATTGCGATATGCAGCTAGTGCGTTACTTTTTACCGAAAAAGGTGTTAATCCCTTCCTTGTGGCATGGAACCG GATCATTCTTCTACATGGACCTCCAGGGACAGGCAAGACATCCCTGTGCAAAGCGCTGGCTCAGAAGCTTTCCATACGTTTTAGCTCCAG ATACCCACAGAGCCAGTTGATTGAAGTTAATGCCCATTCTTTGTTTAGTAAATGGTTTTCAGAAAGTGGAAAACTG GTTGCGAAGCTTTtccaaaaaattcaagaaatggTGGAAGAAGAGAACAATCTGgtatttgttttgattg atgaagttgaaagCCTTGCAGCTGCTAGAAAGTCTGCTTTGTCTGGTTCTGAGCCATCAGATTCGATACGG GTAGTGAATGCTTTATTGACCCAGATGGACAAACTGAAATCTTCGCCAAATGTGATAGTTTTGACAACATCCAATATAACAGCTGCCATAG ATATAGCTTTCGTTGATCGTGCTGATATAAAAGCCTACGTAGGCCCTCCAACTCTTCAAGCACGTTATGAAATATTAAGGTCCTGCTTGGAGGAGCTTTTGCGGACTGGAATCTTATCTTACTCCCAGATACAG GAAGGAATAGGCCTTCAGTCTCTACCAAATTACTGTAGTCTGAAAGAGAAGTTAAGTGTAGCAGTAACGCAAGAGTCCCAAACCCCATTGCATTTATGCCAACAGTTGTATGAAGTTGCTGAAGCATGTGAG GGTTTGAGTGGAAGATCATTGAGAAAACTTCCATTTTTGACACATGCAGCACTCGCCAACCCTAGTACTTGTGAACTCTACAAGTTTTTGTGTACAATGAGAGATACAATTAAAAGGGAGCGTTCTGATTTACCTGATTGA
- the LOC108224272 gene encoding pentatricopeptide repeat-containing protein At3g48250, chloroplastic — MNQTRRILSSLKLANSLYSTRFFTTHSLSYQVAHLSPSISSHFAIFYPPICLFTHQNVFFSSKPEPILELVVSEDWSKKLEQELFDTKPELSHGTVIYVLKRLDKDPFKAFKFFIWVVDKNGFEPSSAMYSLLLQILASNKLMKEFWIVVTKMKEHGFFIDGDTYKTILLGFKSLKMSNEVAAFTHFYNGMIQDNAVDSVVKEVVDVVLGLEWGDEVEKRLLDMKVSVSDNFVVRVLKELRQSPLKAVRVFKWFTEGCGWKHNEVTYNAIVRVLGRYDSVNEFWDMVQEMKSEGYDIDIDTYVKISRRFQKIKMLEDAVKLYEHMMDGLYKPSMNDCNLLLRSISAISNPDMELVFRVAKKYEEAGHALSKSFYDGIHRSLTSVGRFEEAEEIMEAMRKGGHEPDNITYSQLIYGLGKAGRLEEACKVIDVMEANGCIPDLKTWTILIQGHCAAGAVDKALFYFAKMMENDFDADADLLDILVKGFLNQNKTAGAYKLLVELVKNIHLRPWQATFKTLIDKLLGERKIEEALDLLRLMKKHNYPPYPEPFNNYISKYGTVENALDFFKALSSKDYPAVSAYQLMFQSLFQEGRYSEAKDLLYKCPLHIRKHKAICSFFGSLETSTTAST, encoded by the coding sequence ATGAATCAAACAAGGAGAATTCTCAGCTCACTTAAACTCGCCAACTCGCTCTACTCGACTCGGTTCTTTACAACTCACTCACTCTCCTATCAGGTAGCTCATCTTTCTCCTTCAATCTCATCgcattttgcaatattttacCCACCCATTTGTTTATTTACACATCAAAATGTGTTCTTTTCATCGAAACCTGAGCCGATTTTAGAGCTTGTTGTGTCTGAAGATtggtcaaaaaaattagaacaagAACTGTTTGATACAAAACCTGAACTGAGCCATGGGACtgttatttatgttttaaaGAGACTTGATAAAGACCCATTTAAAGCTTTCAAATTCTTTATCTGGGTTGTCGACAAAAATGGATTTGAGCCTAGTTCTGCAATGTATAGCTTGTTGCTTCAGATTTTGGCTAGTAATAAGTTAATGAAAGAGTTTTGGATTGTTGTGACAAAGATGAAAGAGCACGGGTTTTTTATCGATGGGGATACGTATAAAACTATTCTGTTGGGTTTTAAGAGTTTGAAGATGAGTAATGAAGTTGCAGCTTTTACCCATTTTTATAATGGGATGATTCAGGATAATGCTGTGGATAGTGTTGTGAAGGAGGTTGTTGATGTGGTTTTGGGTTTGGAGTGGGGTGATGAGGTTGAGAAAAGGTTGTTGGATATGAAGGTTTCTGTTTCTGATAATTTTGTTGTTAGGGTGTTGAAGGAACTTCGACAGAGTCCGTTGAAAGCTGTGAGAGTTTTTAAGTGGTTTACTGAGGGTTGTGGCTGGAAACATAATGAGGTGACTTATAATGCGATTGTTAGGGTTCTTGGAAGATATGACAGTGTAAATGAGTTCTGGGATATGGTTCAGGAAATGAAGAGTGAGGGTTATGACATTGATATTGATACGTATGTGAAGATTTCGAGGCGCTTTCAGAAGATTAAGATGTTAGAAGATGCAGTCAAGCTTTATGAACATATGATGGATGGCCTGTATAAACCCTCAATGAATGATTGTAACTTGCTTCTCCGGAGCATTTCCGCGATTAGTAATCCAGATATGGAGCTGGTGTTTAGAGTTGCAAAGAAATATGAAGAAGCAGGACATGCACTCTCGAAGTCCTTTTATGATGGAATCCATAGGTCACTGACTAGTGTGGGAAGGTTCGAAGAAGCAGAGGAAATTATGGAAGCCATGAGAAAAGGAGGACACGAGCCTGATAACATAACTTACAGCCAGTTGATATATGGACTTGGTAAAGCGGGAAGACTGGAAGAGGCGTGTAAGGTGATTGATGTTATGGAAGCAAATGGATGTATACCTGATCTTAAGACTTGGACGATTCTGATACAAGGACATTGTGCAGCTGGTGCAGTTGACAAGGCGTTGTTTTATTTTGCAAAGATGATGGAGAATGACTTTGACGCTGATGCTGATCTCTTGGACATATTAGTGAAAGGATTCCTTAACCAGAACAAAACTGCTGGAGCATACAAGTTGTTGGTTGAGTTGGtgaaaaatattcatttgaGACCTTGGCAAGCTACCTTTAAAACTCTCATTGACAAACTTCTAGGAGAAAGGAAAATTGAAGAAGCCCTCGACCTTCTTAGGCTGATGAAAAAACACAATTATCCACCCTACCCGGAaccttttaataattatatttcaaaatatggaACTGTGGAGAATGCCTTGGACTTCTTCAAGGCTTTGAGTTCGAAAGATTATCCAGCTGTTTCGGCTTATCAACTAATGTTTCAATCTCTCTTTCAGGAAGGTAGATATTCTGAGGCAAAAGATCTTTTGTACAAGTGCCCTCTTCATATTCGCAAGCACAAGGCTATATGCAGCTTTTTTGGTTCTTTAGAGACCAGCACCACTGCTAGTACCTGA
- the LOC108224402 gene encoding high-affinity nitrate transporter 3.1, giving the protein MAASTLLFVASILLSSFALSCYASGTFSALQKSILLTSSPKSGQVLKAGEANITVTWSFNKTYPAGTDSAYKTVKVKLCYAPISQKDRGWRKTKDELKKDRTCQHKIVKRDYKPETDSVTWTVERDIPTATYFVRAYVYNAEEKEVAYGQSTNDGKKTNLFEVEAITGRHVSLDIASVCFSVFSIVSLAGFFYLEKRKGAASQQK; this is encoded by the exons ATGGCGGCCTCGACTCTACTGTTTGTAGCTTCAATTCTGCTGTCCTCCTTCGCGTTGAGTTGCTATGCTAGCGGAACCTTCTCAGCGCTGCAGAAATCTATACTTCTCACATCTTCACCTAAAAGCGGACAAG TCTTGAAAGCTGGAGAAGCAAACATCACTGTGACATGGTCTTTCAACAAAACCTATCCCGCTGGAACAGATTCGGCGTACAAGACTGTTAAGGTAAAGCTCTGCTATGCTCCCATCAGCCAAAAAGACCGCGGATGGCGCAAAACAAAAGATGAGCTTAAGAAGGACAGAACTTGCCAACACAAGATTGTGAAAAGGGATTACAAACCTGAGACGGATTCGGTTACTTGGACTGTTGAAAGAGATATCCCAACAGCAACATACTTTGTAAGGGCTTATGTTTATAATGCAGAGGAGAAAGAAGTTGCCTATGGCCAAAGCACTAATGATGGAAAGAAAACGAACTTGTTTGAAGTAGAGGCAATCACTGGACGCCACGTCTCCCTTGATATTGCATCTGTGTGCTTCTCTGTTTTCTCTATTGTGTCTCTAGCTGGCTTCTTCTACCTGGAGAAACGAAAGGGAGCTGCTTCGCAGCAAAAGTAA